A genomic segment from Yimella sp. cx-51 encodes:
- a CDS encoding type II toxin-antitoxin system prevent-host-death family antitoxin codes for MKSATLSQFRGRQSDYIAAAQREPVEITSRGAGRRAVVVSPEFFERAMQALEDQSDIRAAAEARKEPRIPFDDLMEELGL; via the coding sequence ATGAAGTCAGCGACGCTTTCCCAGTTCCGTGGCCGACAGAGCGACTACATCGCTGCTGCGCAGCGCGAGCCTGTCGAAATCACGTCCCGCGGTGCAGGTCGTCGTGCCGTAGTGGTGTCGCCCGAGTTTTTCGAACGTGCGATGCAAGCGCTTGAGGACCAATCGGATATCCGTGCGGCAGCGGAAGCGAGGAAGGAGCCTCGTATTCCGTTCGACGACCTCATGGAAGAGCTTGGGCTCTGA
- a CDS encoding SRPBCC family protein, with translation MSNENQLVVSASRDVHATPEVIFELIADPARQPEWDGNDNLSSSSVGQRVRSVGDVFRMTTTKGKERDNHVVEFEEGRRIAWKPSGVGEAQPGHLWRWELEPLGDGSTRVKHTYDWSQLTDKQRFERARWTTSDRLAASIDRLAQLAERGEPGG, from the coding sequence ATGAGCAATGAGAACCAGCTGGTCGTCTCTGCGTCGCGTGATGTCCACGCCACGCCTGAGGTCATCTTCGAACTCATCGCCGATCCGGCTCGCCAGCCGGAGTGGGATGGCAACGACAATCTCTCCAGTTCGTCTGTGGGACAACGGGTTCGGTCGGTCGGTGATGTCTTTCGGATGACCACCACCAAGGGCAAGGAGCGTGACAACCACGTCGTGGAGTTCGAGGAGGGACGCCGTATCGCGTGGAAGCCGTCCGGGGTCGGCGAGGCGCAGCCCGGCCACCTGTGGCGGTGGGAGCTCGAACCGCTCGGTGATGGATCGACGCGGGTCAAGCACACCTATGACTGGTCGCAACTCACCGACAAGCAGCGCTTCGAGCGTGCTCGGTGGACGACCAGCGACCGCTTGGCTGCCTCGATCGACCGGTTGGCGCAACTGGCCGAGCGCGGCGAGCCCGGGGGCTGA
- a CDS encoding AAA family ATPase, which yields MTGQAGDLVNSDSRRRDPRVQAAADCIVGRLVVISGLPGVGKTSVAQAFAVSSGAAHLSIDDIEEAILSCGLQAGWQVGVAAYESARAMAERNLALGRDVVVDAVNDSDEARQTWRTATARTGARLDFVHLVLSDPTEHKRRLDGRDRGLAHVGEPTWADVERRRASYANWSDEVLEFDTATSAAPEIADALIGVQDSTSQCLRGDR from the coding sequence GTGACTGGCCAGGCAGGCGACCTTGTGAATTCCGATAGCAGGCGTCGCGATCCGCGCGTCCAAGCCGCTGCAGATTGCATAGTTGGGCGGCTCGTCGTCATTTCCGGGTTGCCCGGAGTCGGGAAGACGAGCGTCGCGCAGGCTTTCGCGGTGAGCAGTGGCGCTGCTCACCTGTCCATCGACGACATCGAGGAAGCGATCCTCTCCTGTGGTTTGCAGGCCGGGTGGCAGGTTGGCGTTGCGGCCTACGAGTCGGCGCGGGCGATGGCAGAGCGGAACCTGGCATTGGGTCGCGATGTCGTGGTCGACGCAGTGAACGACAGCGATGAGGCCCGACAGACCTGGCGGACGGCTACGGCGCGCACTGGCGCCCGGCTCGACTTCGTGCACCTCGTGCTATCCGACCCGACAGAGCACAAGCGAAGGCTGGATGGCAGGGATCGGGGCCTCGCTCATGTCGGAGAGCCGACGTGGGCAGACGTTGAACGCAGGCGTGCCAGCTACGCCAACTGGTCTGATGAAGTGCTGGAGTTCGACACGGCGACCAGCGCCGCACCTGAGATCGCGGACGCACTCATCGGCGTGCAGGACTCAACCTCGCAATGTCTCCGCGGCGATCGATGA
- a CDS encoding PIG-L family deacetylase: MTVVFVHAHPDDEATSTAGSMILASRQGIRVVVVYATGGEHGTVPADLPAGRTVADHRRDEAMASASVTGAARVEWLGYSDSGMHGWEQNGHDGSFHGADVDEAAGRLAAILDEEQAQVLVGYDWHGGYGHPDHVQVHRVAHRAAELATRRPRLLESTMNRDAMREHFAQARAMGIDPGWDVDEPMADGNPIGLPQREIHHRVDVSSTIADKRRALECHSSQEDVQGILAMPEHAFAVAFGTEYYAEPGAETGMVDGFPFG, translated from the coding sequence GTGACAGTCGTGTTCGTGCATGCGCATCCCGATGACGAGGCAACGTCGACCGCAGGCTCGATGATCCTCGCTTCTCGGCAGGGAATTCGGGTCGTCGTGGTCTACGCAACCGGCGGCGAGCACGGGACGGTGCCGGCGGATCTACCTGCTGGTCGAACCGTCGCCGACCACCGCCGCGACGAAGCCATGGCATCGGCCTCGGTGACCGGCGCCGCGCGGGTGGAGTGGCTGGGCTACTCCGACTCTGGAATGCATGGGTGGGAGCAGAACGGGCACGACGGCAGCTTCCACGGAGCGGACGTCGACGAAGCAGCCGGACGCCTGGCGGCGATCCTCGACGAGGAGCAGGCGCAGGTGCTGGTCGGCTACGACTGGCACGGCGGTTACGGGCATCCCGACCACGTCCAAGTGCATCGTGTCGCCCATCGCGCAGCCGAGCTCGCTACCCGACGGCCGCGACTGCTGGAATCGACGATGAACCGCGATGCGATGCGCGAACATTTCGCGCAGGCCCGGGCGATGGGTATCGATCCCGGCTGGGACGTGGACGAACCCATGGCCGACGGAAACCCGATCGGTCTGCCGCAGAGGGAGATTCACCACCGAGTCGACGTCAGCTCGACGATCGCGGACAAGCGACGCGCGCTGGAATGCCACAGCAGCCAGGAGGACGTACAGGGCATCCTGGCGATGCCTGAGCATGCCTTCGCCGTGGCGTTCGGCACCGAATACTACGCAGAACCCGGTGCCGAAACCGGCATGGTCGACGGCTTCCCGTTCGGCTGA
- a CDS encoding DUF1540 domain-containing protein, with the protein MATLSLVSSCATTACSFNDGGCNAFAITVGGTGSAASCTTFTDLDARAGTVSDSGRVAVCQRLECTHNENLLCGADKIEIGADTANCLSYEAS; encoded by the coding sequence ATGGCCACTCTTTCGCTCGTGTCGTCCTGTGCGACCACCGCTTGCTCCTTCAACGACGGCGGCTGCAACGCCTTCGCGATCACCGTCGGCGGCACCGGATCGGCGGCTTCCTGCACCACCTTCACCGACCTCGACGCTCGCGCCGGTACGGTCTCCGACAGCGGCCGCGTGGCTGTCTGCCAGCGTCTGGAATGCACCCACAACGAAAACCTGCTGTGCGGCGCAGACAAGATCGAGATCGGCGCCGACACCGCCAACTGCCTTTCTTACGAGGCAAGCTGA
- a CDS encoding type II toxin-antitoxin system RelE/ParE family toxin, which yields MSYRITIAREAAKTFRKLHPQVAARLKDAIKALADDPRPPGSLQLSGGNGERRIRVADYRVIYDVIDDELLVLVLRIGHRRDVYR from the coding sequence GTGTCGTACCGGATCACTATCGCGCGGGAAGCCGCCAAGACCTTCCGTAAGCTCCATCCGCAGGTTGCCGCTCGACTGAAGGATGCAATCAAGGCGCTCGCCGACGATCCGCGCCCTCCAGGAAGTCTTCAGCTGAGCGGCGGTAACGGGGAGAGGCGAATCCGTGTCGCTGACTACCGCGTGATCTACGACGTCATCGACGACGAGTTGCTCGTCCTGGTGTTACGGATCGGCCATCGGCGAGATGTCTACCGGTGA
- a CDS encoding universal stress protein — protein sequence MIVIGYSDNPDCERALEWAASEARRHGELLRVVSATGMPTFADAGAGVMIDRQVIEDGAREMAEAGAARAVELGVQNVESYAALGNPAEILVEAADGARALVLGTRGRGPVLSALLGSVAYAVAAHAPCPVVVVREGAVSVGADHPIVVGTDESDPSQRALAMAAAVAAERGAPLHCVSVWADPAATIAAASFVDGAALMNAGEHVRDAVTKDLEARAAELRTTHPELRVTTAVLEGDPASCLAAEAARVGASMLAIGTRGRGGFRGMMLGSVSHGVLHAAKCPVAIVR from the coding sequence ATGATCGTCATCGGCTACAGCGACAATCCCGACTGCGAACGTGCGCTGGAGTGGGCCGCCAGCGAGGCACGTCGGCACGGTGAACTGCTCCGGGTCGTCTCCGCCACCGGCATGCCCACCTTCGCCGACGCCGGCGCGGGGGTGATGATCGACCGTCAGGTGATCGAGGACGGCGCCCGGGAGATGGCCGAAGCCGGTGCCGCACGCGCCGTCGAACTCGGGGTGCAGAACGTCGAATCGTATGCCGCACTGGGCAACCCCGCAGAGATACTGGTCGAAGCCGCAGACGGAGCCAGGGCCCTCGTCCTCGGCACTCGCGGACGCGGACCGGTGCTGTCCGCCCTTCTCGGATCGGTGGCCTACGCGGTCGCGGCGCACGCACCGTGCCCGGTCGTCGTCGTGCGCGAAGGCGCGGTCTCGGTCGGTGCCGACCATCCCATCGTGGTCGGCACCGACGAGTCAGACCCCTCGCAGCGCGCGCTTGCGATGGCGGCGGCGGTGGCCGCCGAACGCGGTGCGCCGTTGCACTGCGTCTCGGTCTGGGCCGATCCCGCCGCCACGATCGCAGCAGCATCCTTCGTCGACGGTGCCGCCTTGATGAACGCCGGCGAGCACGTGCGTGACGCCGTCACCAAAGACCTCGAGGCACGGGCGGCGGAGTTGCGGACCACGCATCCCGAACTCCGCGTCACCACCGCGGTGCTGGAGGGAGATCCGGCGTCCTGCCTGGCCGCCGAGGCTGCCCGGGTGGGCGCCTCGATGCTCGCGATCGGCACGCGCGGTCGTGGCGGCTTCCGCGGCATGATGCTCGGGTCGGTCAGTCACGGCGTGCTGCACGCCGCCAAGTGTCCTGTCGCCATCGTGCGCTGA
- the ppk2 gene encoding polyphosphate kinase 2, translating into MNLREYIDKLKIEGYTVQGASEEDPVLIAPDGKAVETWRQNYPYDELMEREVYEEEKYKLQVELLKFQYWTQDVGAKHVIVFEGRDAAGKGGTIKRFAEHLNPRAARVVALNKPSSTEQGQWYFQRYVQHLPTAGEIVMFDRSWYNRSGVERVMGFCTDEEYDVFTRQAPRFERMLSESGTTVTKLWFSVTQDEQRTRFALRQIDPVREWKLSPMDLESLDRWEAYTAAKEKTFELTDKKYAPWIVVKSNDKKRARVNAMRAFLNQFDYEGKDPSVVHDPDPLVVSRAKHTEGD; encoded by the coding sequence ATGAATCTGCGCGAGTACATCGACAAGCTCAAGATCGAGGGATACACCGTCCAGGGCGCGAGCGAGGAAGACCCGGTGCTCATCGCGCCGGACGGCAAGGCGGTGGAAACCTGGCGGCAGAACTACCCCTACGACGAGCTCATGGAGCGCGAGGTCTACGAGGAGGAGAAGTACAAGCTGCAGGTGGAGCTGTTGAAGTTCCAGTACTGGACACAGGATGTCGGCGCCAAGCACGTCATCGTCTTCGAGGGGCGCGACGCGGCCGGTAAAGGCGGCACGATCAAGCGCTTCGCCGAGCACCTCAACCCGCGTGCAGCACGCGTTGTCGCGCTCAACAAGCCCTCGTCCACCGAGCAGGGTCAGTGGTACTTCCAGCGTTACGTGCAGCACCTGCCGACCGCTGGCGAGATCGTGATGTTCGACCGCAGTTGGTACAACCGCTCTGGCGTCGAGCGGGTCATGGGCTTCTGCACCGACGAGGAGTACGACGTCTTCACCCGGCAGGCGCCGCGCTTCGAGCGGATGCTCTCCGAGAGCGGCACCACCGTGACCAAGTTGTGGTTCTCGGTCACCCAGGACGAACAGCGCACCCGCTTCGCGCTTCGCCAGATCGACCCGGTGCGCGAGTGGAAACTCTCGCCGATGGACCTCGAAAGCCTCGACCGCTGGGAGGCCTACACAGCGGCGAAGGAAAAGACTTTTGAGCTTACTGACAAGAAATATGCTCCGTGGATCGTGGTCAAGAGCAACGACAAGAAGCGGGCACGTGTCAACGCGATGCGGGCCTTCCTCAACCAGTTCGACTACGAGGGCAAGGACCCTTCGGTCGTCCACGACCCCGACCCGTTGGTCGTCAGTCGCGCGAAGCACACCGAAGGCGACTGA
- a CDS encoding TetR/AcrR family transcriptional regulator has product MVRPTRAALDDAILDVAAGLFAVRGFRGTSVQSVADATGYSKGAILARFSSKELLFDAVIERCVSMAAALSASVESLPAGADRDAKAVAGFVDLSFSHPGNGALLMAAILSPDQEIRMALDRTTPHIWNIFGASQDDARADLDASLLSPKVLERRVRVVCALGGVSATVSATEAADIPGLRPLLSSIAAETLRG; this is encoded by the coding sequence ATGGTTCGTCCCACGCGTGCTGCATTGGACGACGCAATCCTGGACGTCGCAGCTGGCCTATTCGCAGTGCGAGGATTCCGAGGCACCTCGGTGCAGTCCGTTGCCGACGCCACCGGGTATTCCAAGGGCGCGATCTTGGCTCGGTTCAGCTCCAAGGAGCTGCTCTTCGACGCAGTCATCGAACGATGCGTCTCGATGGCCGCCGCGTTGAGCGCGTCCGTGGAGTCGCTGCCGGCTGGCGCAGATCGCGATGCGAAGGCCGTCGCGGGCTTCGTCGACCTGTCGTTTTCACACCCGGGCAACGGTGCGTTGCTCATGGCAGCGATCTTGTCTCCGGACCAGGAGATCCGCATGGCGTTGGACCGGACGACCCCTCACATCTGGAACATTTTCGGTGCCAGCCAGGACGATGCTCGCGCCGATCTCGACGCAAGCCTTCTATCCCCAAAAGTGTTGGAACGGCGGGTTCGGGTGGTGTGTGCGCTCGGAGGCGTTAGCGCCACTGTGTCCGCTACCGAGGCAGCCGACATTCCGGGACTGCGCCCCCTCCTCTCATCGATCGCCGCGGAGACATTGCGAGGTTGA
- a CDS encoding DUF998 domain-containing protein, giving the protein MGKSTSPLTYTGMALMGFAGVWYLLAETVAATGFRGYNYATNWISDLGVPEPQTFQGRTIDSQLAVVMNAGFVGQGLLFILGAALIFFANPQARRGTLLLALAVLHGLGICLVGLVNGNQENVAAGLAVYHFGGAMSAIVGGNLAVMVAGASVLRDFLPEWVQRASIGLGAVGLVSLVLLLAVSPSLWTFAPIFERGAVYTVMVGELIFGVIAVRGVRTMADTAA; this is encoded by the coding sequence ATGGGCAAGTCTACTTCGCCCCTCACCTATACCGGCATGGCGCTGATGGGCTTCGCTGGCGTGTGGTATCTCCTGGCGGAGACCGTGGCCGCGACTGGGTTTCGCGGATACAACTACGCGACCAACTGGATCAGTGACCTCGGGGTCCCAGAGCCTCAGACGTTCCAGGGGCGCACGATCGACTCCCAGTTGGCGGTGGTGATGAACGCCGGGTTCGTGGGGCAGGGTCTGCTCTTCATCCTCGGCGCGGCCTTGATCTTCTTCGCCAATCCTCAGGCTCGCCGGGGCACGCTTTTGCTCGCTCTTGCGGTCCTGCATGGGCTGGGTATCTGTCTGGTTGGGCTCGTGAATGGCAACCAAGAGAATGTTGCTGCCGGGCTGGCTGTCTATCACTTCGGTGGCGCGATGTCTGCCATCGTCGGTGGCAATCTCGCGGTCATGGTCGCTGGTGCCTCGGTGTTGCGAGACTTTCTCCCGGAGTGGGTGCAGCGCGCGTCCATCGGGCTCGGCGCAGTTGGCTTGGTCTCTCTGGTGCTCTTGCTCGCGGTGAGCCCGTCGCTATGGACGTTTGCACCGATCTTCGAGCGGGGCGCCGTGTACACCGTGATGGTCGGTGAGCTGATCTTCGGAGTCATTGCCGTGCGAGGCGTACGAACAATGGCGGACACGGCTGCGTGA
- a CDS encoding acyl-CoA dehydrogenase family protein, translated as MDFTLDDEQRALQSAVREMAGRLVRQATSGDVAVGPQPVDREVWSSLAEMGLLGLPFGEDAGGMGASAVEVVLASSELGAARLQAPYADALAAAAMVADAESAPDGLLEQIVEGSQLVFTALAEPGRAWDPEHPETTAVEQDGTWRVTGRKLGTTALSEVDAVVTTAFCCETACVFLVRQPAVKDGVIELDGAEAIRLGGPELLQAGLSLGIVALAGEALGCMGAALTMTTDYLKTRKQFGVPLATFQTLTQRAADMYVSVELARSTALFAAMAISENATDGATASRAKALLGRTGRHVGQEAIQLHGGIGMTAEYAVGHYTSRLTAIEHTFGDSRYHLGLLARGLADHEMVDVLV; from the coding sequence ATGGACTTCACACTCGACGACGAACAGCGCGCCCTCCAGTCGGCCGTCCGGGAGATGGCCGGTCGCCTTGTGCGACAAGCGACTTCGGGCGATGTTGCGGTCGGTCCGCAGCCGGTGGACCGCGAGGTCTGGTCGTCCTTGGCAGAAATGGGACTGCTGGGCCTTCCCTTCGGCGAGGACGCCGGCGGTATGGGCGCCAGCGCCGTCGAGGTCGTGCTGGCCTCGTCCGAGCTCGGCGCTGCCCGCCTGCAGGCACCGTACGCCGACGCCTTGGCCGCAGCAGCGATGGTGGCCGACGCGGAATCCGCCCCGGACGGACTGCTCGAGCAGATCGTCGAAGGCTCACAGTTGGTGTTCACCGCACTGGCCGAGCCGGGTCGCGCGTGGGATCCGGAGCACCCGGAGACCACGGCCGTCGAACAGGACGGCACCTGGCGGGTGACCGGCCGCAAACTCGGCACCACCGCGCTGAGCGAGGTCGACGCCGTCGTGACCACGGCATTCTGCTGCGAGACCGCCTGCGTCTTCCTGGTGCGGCAGCCGGCCGTCAAGGACGGCGTGATCGAACTGGACGGCGCCGAAGCGATCCGACTCGGCGGTCCCGAACTCCTGCAGGCGGGCCTCTCCCTGGGCATCGTCGCTCTCGCGGGTGAAGCACTTGGCTGCATGGGTGCCGCTCTGACGATGACCACCGACTACCTCAAGACGCGCAAGCAGTTCGGGGTGCCGCTGGCGACGTTCCAGACCCTCACCCAGCGTGCCGCCGACATGTATGTCAGCGTCGAACTGGCCCGCAGCACAGCGCTTTTCGCTGCGATGGCGATCAGCGAGAATGCCACCGACGGTGCCACTGCCTCGCGCGCGAAGGCCCTGCTGGGTCGCACCGGACGGCATGTCGGGCAGGAGGCGATCCAGCTGCACGGTGGCATCGGCATGACTGCTGAGTACGCAGTCGGCCACTACACCTCCCGCCTCACTGCGATCGAGCACACCTTCGGCGACTCGCGCTATCACCTCGGGTTGCTGGCTCGCGGCTTGGCCGACCACGAGATGGTCGACGTCCTGGTCTGA
- a CDS encoding DsbA family oxidoreductase — translation MNVDIWSDLACPWCYIGTERFRRALEEFEGRKEVKVIWHSFQLDPELPGLFEGSETDYLVQSKGMDRADVEAMVAQVAATARADGLEIDFDNVVPANSRLAHHLVHLAQLRGVASEVNHDLFVAHFADGDNIADLSVLTRIGRAHGLDADDIAEAIGSPAYDTAMKSDAAQAQGIGIAGVPFFVVDGRYGISGAQPKETFAKALTLAAEDVESGGGGGCCGGSCCG, via the coding sequence ATGAACGTCGACATCTGGTCAGACCTGGCCTGCCCGTGGTGCTACATCGGCACCGAGCGGTTCCGCCGCGCCCTGGAGGAGTTCGAAGGGCGCAAGGAGGTGAAGGTGATCTGGCACAGCTTCCAACTCGACCCCGAACTACCGGGTCTCTTCGAGGGCTCCGAAACCGACTACCTGGTGCAGAGCAAGGGAATGGATCGGGCCGACGTCGAAGCGATGGTCGCGCAGGTCGCTGCCACTGCGCGCGCCGACGGACTCGAGATCGACTTCGACAACGTCGTGCCGGCCAACAGCCGCCTGGCCCACCACCTGGTGCACCTCGCGCAGCTTCGCGGGGTGGCGAGCGAGGTGAACCACGATCTCTTCGTCGCCCATTTCGCGGATGGCGACAACATCGCAGACCTCTCCGTCCTGACCCGGATCGGGCGTGCCCACGGGCTGGACGCCGACGACATCGCCGAAGCCATCGGCTCCCCCGCCTACGACACCGCCATGAAGTCGGACGCCGCGCAGGCACAGGGCATCGGCATCGCCGGTGTGCCCTTCTTCGTGGTCGACGGTCGCTACGGCATCAGCGGCGCCCAGCCCAAGGAGACCTTCGCCAAGGCACTGACCCTCGCTGCGGAGGACGTCGAGTCGGGCGGCGGCGGCGGATGCTGCGGGGGCAGCTGCTGCGGCTGA
- the hchA gene encoding glyoxalase III HchA, which yields MSDHDNSQDRNPTPDRAEDNAFFPSPYSLSQYTSDKTDFDGLATHDTYSGGTWKILTIATEERYMLMKNGKFFSTGNHPVETLLPLHHMVEAGYGIDVATISGGPGKFEWWAFPKEDDAIAATWERTEHEFKSPKRLADVIAEGLDNYAAIFIPGGHGAMNALPFDQDVRDALDHFIDNDKLIITLCHGPAALLAASVGRDTNPFAGYKITAFPDSLDFGANLEIGYLPGEMPWKLGEALKKDGIEIINADMSGATTRDRNLLTGDSPLAANQLGKDSVTALLEKFGN from the coding sequence TTGTCTGACCACGACAACTCCCAGGACCGCAATCCCACGCCCGACCGCGCCGAGGACAACGCGTTCTTCCCCAGCCCGTACTCGCTGTCGCAGTACACCTCCGACAAGACCGATTTCGACGGCCTGGCCACCCACGACACGTACAGCGGCGGCACGTGGAAGATCCTGACGATTGCCACCGAAGAGCGTTACATGCTGATGAAGAACGGGAAGTTCTTCTCCACCGGCAACCACCCCGTCGAAACACTTCTCCCGCTGCACCACATGGTCGAGGCTGGATACGGAATCGACGTAGCGACCATCTCCGGCGGGCCCGGCAAGTTCGAATGGTGGGCGTTCCCGAAGGAGGACGACGCGATCGCGGCTACGTGGGAACGCACCGAGCACGAGTTCAAGAGCCCGAAGAGGCTCGCTGATGTCATCGCTGAAGGTCTGGACAACTACGCGGCGATCTTCATCCCCGGCGGCCACGGTGCCATGAACGCCCTCCCGTTCGACCAGGACGTACGCGACGCACTCGACCACTTCATCGACAACGACAAGTTGATCATCACCTTGTGTCATGGTCCGGCAGCGCTGCTCGCGGCCAGCGTCGGCCGCGACACCAACCCGTTCGCCGGGTACAAGATCACCGCCTTCCCCGACTCCCTCGACTTCGGAGCGAACCTTGAGATCGGCTATCTCCCCGGCGAGATGCCGTGGAAGCTAGGCGAGGCGCTGAAGAAGGATGGCATTGAGATCATCAATGCCGACATGTCGGGCGCAACCACGCGCGACCGCAATCTGCTGACCGGTGACAGCCCGCTGGCGGCCAACCAACTCGGCAAGGACTCGGTGACCGCTCTGCTGGAGAAATTCGGCAACTGA
- a CDS encoding SDR family oxidoreductase, translated as MTNEELAKIPSQQQTWPGTVDALEPRPDHGERSWTGRGRLPGRKALITGGDSGIGRAIALTFAREGADVAITHLAQEREDARQTAELVESEGRRCVLMEADLRLEDDNIRVAREARDGLDGLDILICNAAYQMTHEDVEEFPVGQIERTFATNVFSTFWLVQELADELAGGGSVIVTTSIQAYSPSEHLLDYAATKAALNNLVVNLAGQLGSRGIRVNAVAPGPIWTPLIPSTMSPDKVAGFGSDTPLGRAGQPVEVAAAYVFLASDEAAYVSGTVLGVTGGKPVF; from the coding sequence ATGACGAACGAGGAGCTCGCCAAGATCCCTTCCCAACAACAGACGTGGCCCGGAACGGTCGACGCACTCGAACCCCGTCCCGACCACGGTGAGCGGTCGTGGACCGGTCGCGGTCGGCTGCCCGGCCGCAAGGCGCTGATCACCGGCGGCGATTCCGGCATCGGTCGGGCCATCGCACTCACCTTCGCCCGTGAGGGTGCGGATGTCGCCATCACCCATCTCGCCCAAGAGCGTGAGGACGCCAGGCAGACGGCAGAACTGGTGGAATCCGAGGGGCGACGATGCGTCCTGATGGAAGCCGATCTGCGCCTCGAGGACGACAACATCCGGGTGGCCCGCGAGGCTCGTGACGGCCTCGATGGTCTCGACATCCTGATCTGCAACGCCGCGTATCAGATGACCCATGAGGACGTCGAGGAGTTTCCCGTCGGCCAGATCGAACGGACCTTCGCCACCAACGTTTTTTCCACCTTCTGGCTCGTGCAGGAACTCGCAGATGAACTGGCCGGTGGTGGTTCGGTGATCGTCACGACATCGATCCAGGCGTACTCACCCAGTGAGCACCTGCTCGATTACGCAGCCACCAAGGCCGCTCTCAACAACCTGGTGGTCAATCTGGCTGGACAGCTCGGCTCTCGTGGAATCCGCGTCAATGCCGTTGCGCCCGGGCCGATCTGGACGCCCCTCATTCCATCGACGATGTCGCCGGACAAGGTCGCGGGCTTCGGTTCGGACACGCCGCTCGGACGGGCCGGTCAGCCGGTCGAGGTCGCGGCGGCCTACGTCTTTCTCGCGTCCGACGAGGCGGCGTACGTCTCGGGCACCGTGCTCGGAGTCACCGGGGGCAAGCCGGTCTTCTGA
- a CDS encoding class I SAM-dependent methyltransferase codes for MDVVDQLIRDEAPGAARAVAVVDAPGLVDHALSLSQDVRVWCDDWRDARTVDPALLVEPADLAGVDLALVRLPKALAALDEIAARVQRSPDLQLVAGGRIKHMNHSMNDTLSRHFAQVSASRGWQKARVLRASQPLGGDAKWPQQRHDPHLGLVIAAHGATFGGTKLDRGTRLLLETMQVCGADVLDLGCGNGVISAALARAGHRVSARDVSWSAVAATRATAAANNVEVDVSWGAGLEGYADDSFDAVVTNPPFHRGVAKESADTLEMFSEAARVLRPGGDLWCVFNSHLPWQRELQQRLGPTRRVAQDRSFTVTRTTTRG; via the coding sequence ATGGACGTGGTCGACCAACTCATCCGCGACGAAGCCCCCGGGGCGGCGCGTGCGGTCGCTGTCGTCGACGCACCGGGCCTGGTCGATCACGCTCTGTCGCTCAGTCAGGACGTCCGCGTCTGGTGTGACGACTGGCGGGATGCGCGAACCGTCGACCCTGCATTGCTGGTGGAGCCCGCTGACCTCGCCGGTGTCGATCTCGCACTCGTCCGGCTACCCAAGGCGCTCGCGGCGCTGGACGAGATCGCTGCTCGCGTCCAAAGATCACCCGACCTCCAGTTGGTGGCCGGGGGCCGCATCAAACACATGAACCACTCGATGAACGACACGCTCAGCCGCCATTTCGCCCAGGTGTCGGCGAGCCGTGGATGGCAGAAGGCGCGAGTGCTGCGGGCATCGCAGCCGTTGGGTGGCGACGCGAAGTGGCCGCAGCAGCGTCACGACCCGCACCTCGGGCTCGTGATCGCCGCTCACGGCGCGACCTTCGGCGGCACCAAACTCGACCGCGGCACCCGACTGCTGTTGGAGACCATGCAGGTCTGCGGTGCCGACGTGCTCGACCTCGGGTGCGGCAACGGGGTGATCTCCGCCGCCCTGGCCCGTGCCGGACACCGCGTCAGCGCACGGGACGTGTCATGGTCGGCAGTAGCTGCGACCCGTGCCACCGCCGCCGCCAACAATGTCGAGGTCGACGTGAGCTGGGGTGCTGGGCTGGAGGGCTATGCGGACGATTCCTTCGACGCCGTCGTCACCAATCCGCCCTTCCATCGGGGCGTGGCCAAGGAGTCGGCCGACACGCTTGAGATGTTTTCCGAGGCCGCGCGGGTGCTGCGTCCCGGCGGTGACCTGTGGTGCGTCTTCAACTCCCACCTGCCGTGGCAGCGGGAACTGCAACAGCGACTCGGACCCACCCGCCGGGTTGCTCAGGACCGCTCGTTCACCGTCACCAGGACGACCACACGCGGTTGA